In Deinococcus misasensis DSM 22328, a single window of DNA contains:
- a CDS encoding HSP90 family protein: MVHSFKIDLKGIIDLLSNHLYSDPSVFVRELLQNAVDAITARKNAGEVFEPSIQVHIEENEQGKRLIFEDNGIGLTEAEIHEFLATIGRSSKRISEARASYLGQFGIGLLSCFMVSSEIRVYTQSSKGGPAACWIAQPDGTYEITSTTEAPEVGTRVILDAREDFDYLFEFDNLKEDLLGYGEILPYPIHLGSNTEQVHVNATYVPWLVYAETGDPALKEQVLGYARERLNLQALDCFPLKTKAGGVSGVAFVLPYSTQANARQWHRVYLKNMLLSSQIDNLLPEWAFFVRCFLNVQNLHPTASRESFYEDDLLSEARNELNQQMQAWLRHLTQHDQEGLRKLLQLHYLPMRALAVDNDEFYQLLVHSFVFETSTGRMTLQEYLQHNTTIRYVTNLDQFRQIAQVASAYGHSVINAVYTYDIPLLRKYTSIFNVATEEIDATTYAHTLEDVQSDNLHNFLLLAQDALSALDCQVTVKRFMPEGLPALFIVSEVHQELSDVEQAQEVSDDLWSDVLEDYASELRSMRVAHLHLNFNNSLIQSMLHAENPKVVRRLVQMLYVQAHLLGHHPLRQEELALLTEGLQEMMYWGLRADRLLN; encoded by the coding sequence ATGGTTCACAGTTTCAAAATTGACCTGAAGGGCATCATTGACCTGCTCTCCAATCACCTGTACTCCGATCCCAGCGTGTTTGTGCGCGAATTGCTGCAAAACGCCGTGGACGCCATCACCGCCAGAAAGAATGCTGGAGAGGTGTTCGAACCCAGCATTCAGGTGCACATTGAAGAAAACGAACAGGGCAAACGCCTGATTTTTGAAGACAATGGCATTGGCCTGACCGAAGCCGAAATCCACGAATTTCTGGCCACCATTGGCCGTTCCAGCAAACGCATCTCCGAAGCCAGAGCCTCTTACCTCGGGCAGTTTGGGATTGGTCTGCTGTCCTGCTTTATGGTGTCCAGTGAAATCCGGGTCTACACCCAATCTTCCAAGGGTGGGCCTGCTGCTTGCTGGATTGCTCAACCGGATGGCACTTATGAAATCACCTCCACCACGGAAGCCCCTGAAGTGGGCACACGCGTGATTCTGGATGCCAGAGAGGATTTCGATTACCTTTTTGAATTTGACAACCTGAAAGAAGACCTGCTGGGTTACGGTGAAATTCTGCCTTATCCCATCCATCTGGGCAGCAACACCGAGCAGGTGCATGTGAACGCCACCTATGTGCCGTGGTTGGTGTACGCAGAAACCGGCGATCCTGCCTTGAAAGAGCAGGTGCTGGGCTACGCCAGAGAGCGCCTGAACCTGCAAGCTCTGGACTGCTTTCCTTTGAAAACCAAAGCAGGTGGAGTCAGTGGGGTGGCTTTCGTGTTGCCTTACAGCACGCAGGCCAACGCCAGACAGTGGCACCGGGTGTACCTGAAGAACATGCTGCTCAGTTCACAGATTGACAACCTGCTCCCAGAGTGGGCTTTCTTTGTGCGTTGCTTCCTGAATGTGCAAAACCTGCATCCCACAGCATCCCGCGAGTCTTTCTATGAAGATGACCTGCTTTCTGAAGCGCGCAATGAACTGAACCAGCAAATGCAGGCGTGGCTGCGTCACCTGACGCAGCACGATCAGGAGGGCTTGCGCAAACTGCTGCAACTGCATTACCTGCCGATGCGGGCTCTGGCCGTGGACAATGACGAGTTTTACCAGCTTCTGGTGCACAGTTTCGTCTTTGAGACCAGCACAGGTCGCATGACCTTGCAAGAATATTTGCAGCACAACACCACCATCCGTTATGTGACCAACCTGGACCAGTTCAGGCAGATTGCACAGGTGGCGTCGGCGTATGGTCACAGCGTGATCAATGCAGTGTACACCTACGACATCCCTTTGCTGCGCAAGTACACCTCGATTTTCAATGTGGCGACCGAGGAAATCGATGCCACCACCTACGCGCACACGCTGGAGGATGTGCAGTCTGACAACCTGCACAACTTCTTGCTGCTGGCGCAAGATGCCCTGTCGGCTCTGGACTGTCAGGTGACCGTCAAACGCTTCATGCCCGAGGGTTTGCCAGCACTGTTCATTGTCAGCGAGGTGCATCAGGAACTCAGCGATGTGGAGCAGGCACAGGAGGTCAGCGACGACCTGTGGTCGGATGTGCTGGAAGATTACGCTTCGGAATTGCGGTCCATGCGGGTGGCGCACTTGCACCTGAACTTCAACAACAGCCTGATCCAGAGCATGCTGCACGCCGAAAACCCCAAAGTGGTGCGCAGACTGGTGCAAATGCTGTACGTGCAGGCCCACCTGCTCGGGCACCATCCGCTCAGGCAAGAAGAACTGGCCCTCCTCACCGAAGGCTTGCAGGAAATGATGTACTGGGGTCTGCGTGCAGACCGCCTGCTCAACTGA
- a CDS encoding type III pantothenate kinase yields the protein MTTVNIPLLAIDVGNTSTVLGLLQSDGTPIRSFRIRTDRDALPDNYALMIRSLLDLAKVPEPHSAIISSVAPPVGQNIMVALQEYWGIQVIEVGHHNLKVQIDLKDPTTVGADRLVNMFGVWEHVPEGRYAIIVDFGTATTFDAIQSPRRFMGGVIAPGPSTAADALFNKTAKLPRVPLVAPPAAIGRTTPEAIQSGLVYGYVEMVDGMIRRLGEEMPEKPIVVATGGFARTLKGLCRNIDVYDDDVTIKGLINIWHEHAED from the coding sequence ATGACCACCGTGAACATTCCTCTGTTGGCCATCGATGTGGGCAACACCAGCACGGTGCTGGGTCTGCTGCAATCGGATGGCACCCCCATCCGCAGTTTCCGCATTCGCACAGACCGGGATGCCCTGCCCGACAATTACGCGCTGATGATCCGCAGCCTTCTGGACCTTGCCAAAGTGCCAGAGCCCCACAGTGCCATCATTTCCAGCGTGGCCCCTCCAGTGGGACAGAACATCATGGTGGCTTTGCAGGAGTATTGGGGCATTCAGGTGATCGAGGTCGGACACCACAACCTGAAGGTGCAAATCGACCTGAAAGACCCGACCACCGTCGGCGCAGACCGTCTGGTGAACATGTTCGGGGTGTGGGAACACGTTCCAGAGGGCAGGTACGCCATCATCGTGGATTTTGGAACGGCCACCACCTTCGATGCCATCCAGTCCCCGAGGCGCTTCATGGGTGGGGTGATTGCGCCCGGTCCATCCACGGCAGCGGATGCCCTGTTCAACAAGACCGCCAAACTGCCAAGGGTGCCTCTGGTGGCCCCGCCTGCTGCGATTGGACGCACCACCCCCGAGGCCATCCAGTCCGGTCTGGTGTATGGCTACGTGGAAATGGTGGACGGCATGATCCGCCGTCTGGGAGAAGAGATGCCCGAGAAACCCATTGTGGTGGCCACTGGGGGTTTTGCCCGCACCCTGAAAGGTCTGTGTCGCAACATCGATGTGTACGATGACGATGTGACCATCAAGGGGTTGATCAACATCTGGCACGAACATGCTGAGGATTGA
- a CDS encoding LysE/ArgO family amino acid transporter, with protein sequence MFEVAAFLKGLTVGFTLIVAIGAQNAFVLRQGLARQQPFWIALTSALGDAFLITLGTLGVGSLIASVPLLRGLALWGGALFLLWFGVKSFRSAFQTSTLTPIQQGQFLTVKAAILTSLGFSLLNPHAILDTVVLLGSISGQYEMQGRWSFAAGSITASFVWFFGLAYCSATLAPLFQKPVVWKVLDFAIGLVMFSIAAMLVLQG encoded by the coding sequence ATGTTTGAGGTTGCGGCTTTTCTCAAGGGCCTCACGGTGGGTTTCACCCTGATTGTTGCCATTGGAGCACAGAATGCATTTGTACTCCGGCAAGGTCTGGCACGGCAACAGCCGTTCTGGATTGCCCTGACCAGTGCTCTGGGGGATGCCTTCTTGATCACCCTCGGGACACTGGGCGTAGGCTCTCTGATTGCCAGTGTTCCACTTTTACGGGGTCTGGCGCTCTGGGGAGGGGCTTTGTTTTTGCTGTGGTTTGGCGTCAAAAGTTTCCGTTCTGCCTTTCAGACATCAACCCTGACCCCCATCCAGCAAGGGCAATTCCTGACGGTGAAAGCTGCCATCCTGACCAGTCTTGGATTCAGTTTGCTCAATCCACACGCCATTCTGGACACGGTGGTTTTGCTGGGCAGCATCTCTGGGCAATATGAAATGCAAGGCAGGTGGAGTTTTGCTGCCGGAAGCATCACCGCGTCTTTTGTGTGGTTTTTTGGGCTGGCTTATTGTTCTGCCACTCTGGCCCCTCTTTTTCAGAAGCCTGTGGTCTGGAAAGTGCTGGATTTTGCGATTGGTCTGGTGATGTTCTCGATTGCTGCGATGCTGGTGCTGCAGGGATAA
- a CDS encoding DUF4394 domain-containing protein — protein MKKLLWIGTLTLTLAACTPMMIAPETPKGTVLYGLTDNGKLAMLGSDNSEKSTTTRDISGLNGATLVDLDVRPSDGKLYAISSDGKMFSIDPMTGAATAVTMPAEGVTLMPTSMDFNPAVDRTRVFAMNDQNFRVNQTTNPYTPTVDGTLKYADTPEQNPDLAGAAYDNSYLNMGTPPVAIPEGEAATRLFSVDRSTGQLIKHETAAGSTPAGNFSTLRPVGNLGIALGANVGFDIGTMGGQMGTDTAYLVNGNMLYTVNLTTGMATLKGKTGVTLKSLAVKLTE, from the coding sequence ATGAAAAAACTGCTGTGGATTGGAACGCTCACCCTGACCCTCGCCGCCTGCACCCCCATGATGATAGCCCCCGAGACCCCCAAAGGCACCGTGCTGTACGGCCTCACTGACAATGGCAAACTGGCCATGCTGGGAAGCGACAACAGCGAGAAAAGCACCACCACCAGAGACATCTCTGGCCTGAATGGGGCCACCCTGGTGGATCTGGATGTGCGTCCCTCGGATGGCAAACTGTATGCGATCAGCTCAGATGGAAAGATGTTCAGCATTGATCCCATGACTGGTGCAGCCACCGCAGTGACCATGCCCGCAGAAGGGGTCACCCTCATGCCCACCAGCATGGATTTCAATCCGGCCGTGGACCGCACCCGTGTGTTTGCCATGAACGACCAGAACTTCCGGGTCAACCAGACCACCAATCCCTACACCCCCACCGTGGACGGCACCCTGAAGTACGCAGACACCCCCGAGCAAAACCCGGATCTGGCTGGAGCAGCTTATGACAACAGCTATCTCAACATGGGCACCCCTCCAGTGGCCATCCCAGAAGGGGAAGCCGCCACCCGACTGTTCAGTGTGGACCGTTCCACCGGTCAGTTGATCAAGCACGAAACTGCAGCAGGCAGCACCCCCGCAGGCAACTTCTCCACCTTGCGTCCTGTGGGCAATCTGGGGATCGCTCTGGGGGCCAATGTGGGCTTTGACATCGGAACCATGGGCGGTCAGATGGGCACCGACACCGCATATCTGGTGAATGGCAACATGCTGTACACCGTGAACCTGACCACCGGAATGGCCACCTTGAAAGGCAAAACCGGGGTCACCCTGAAGTCTCTGGCGGTCAAATTGACCGAGTGA
- a CDS encoding CBS domain-containing protein, whose product MRLILAHDNADLDAIASLALARKLHPDAIPVLHGGLDGSERTAFILFKDAIGILTPEDLPNEPIESLIVVDTHDFTRLGEFAEVARKVPVMVYDHHPVDEDAPPGHYQLVGSCATLLARRIQQEGIELTTPEASLALAGLEADTDFFQNGNTTREDFQAAAFLSQFADLRVVREVTRQFFDPDALNILSELLKNPEWRDIGAFRVILKILRPEERIPGAGIAMRLISLTGADAVFLLLQDGDRTDVVARARMRGPNVARILQEVGGGGHRQAASARVDLPPEEALEKILRCPAWQEKPVLVMDRMTRDVRTLSDTLKVSEAIVELVRIGHNGAPVLHEGKLVGMVSRRDLDRAMRHGLSNAPVLSVMSKRVISIEPDAPLTRATELIRKHSVGRLPVVKGGHLLGILTRSDLLGEAPPKPDFTERVLSQLQMQDWETIETVRENAPSSARIMLVGGAVRDALLGKHPTDLDVVVSGTDVIEVAEKSGLDFKCYPQYGNATLSLPNGNHLDLIQARDEYYTAPGADPTVMKGTLEQDLARRDFTVNALALQLTPEVKLIDLHDGLSDLNAGLLRVLHPLSFVEDPSRIVRGARLAVRLGFRLEERTLNTIKDALPHAESAMKRLKTELLLVFHERMPGAVFETLQNWGAGALYGFGDISALKRADEARKKGEHVPTETLMALWLHSFSENERKQVARKWQIPKRTREVADQIHPENFTRMNDWEFLYWCFLNPEQATEYQVLRLTPPRQVTGKDLLDLGMQPGSEMGKLLAHLKALRQEEKVSGFEEEMDVVRRWMGR is encoded by the coding sequence ATGCGTCTGATTCTTGCCCACGACAACGCCGACCTTGATGCCATCGCCAGTCTGGCCCTTGCCAGAAAACTCCACCCAGACGCCATTCCTGTCTTGCACGGTGGTCTGGATGGCAGCGAAAGGACCGCTTTCATCCTTTTTAAAGATGCCATTGGAATCCTGACCCCCGAGGACCTTCCCAACGAGCCCATCGAATCCCTGATTGTGGTGGACACCCACGACTTCACCCGCCTTGGAGAGTTTGCCGAGGTGGCACGCAAAGTGCCTGTGATGGTCTACGACCACCATCCTGTGGACGAGGACGCTCCGCCCGGACATTACCAGTTGGTCGGATCTTGCGCGACCTTGCTGGCCCGCAGGATCCAGCAGGAAGGCATCGAACTGACCACCCCCGAGGCCTCTCTGGCTCTGGCGGGACTGGAAGCCGACACCGACTTTTTTCAGAACGGCAACACCACCAGAGAAGATTTTCAGGCTGCCGCTTTCCTGTCCCAGTTTGCAGACCTCAGGGTGGTGCGGGAGGTCACAAGGCAATTCTTTGATCCAGATGCCCTCAACATCCTGTCTGAACTGCTGAAAAACCCTGAGTGGCGAGACATCGGGGCCTTTCGGGTGATCCTGAAGATTCTGCGTCCAGAGGAGCGCATTCCGGGTGCAGGCATCGCCATGCGCCTGATCAGCCTGACCGGAGCGGACGCAGTGTTTTTGCTGCTGCAAGATGGGGACCGAACCGACGTGGTCGCCAGAGCCCGCATGCGTGGCCCCAATGTTGCCCGCATCCTGCAAGAAGTGGGAGGTGGTGGGCACCGTCAGGCCGCGAGTGCCCGTGTGGATCTGCCACCCGAGGAGGCTCTGGAGAAAATCCTCAGGTGCCCCGCATGGCAAGAAAAACCTGTGCTGGTGATGGACCGCATGACCCGTGATGTCAGAACCCTTTCAGACACCTTGAAGGTCAGTGAAGCGATTGTGGAACTGGTGCGGATCGGGCACAACGGGGCTCCGGTGCTGCACGAAGGCAAACTGGTGGGGATGGTGTCCAGACGGGACCTCGACCGGGCCATGCGTCATGGACTGAGCAATGCTCCGGTGCTCAGCGTGATGTCCAAACGGGTGATTTCCATTGAACCAGACGCGCCTTTGACCAGAGCCACCGAACTGATCCGCAAGCATTCGGTGGGCAGGCTTCCGGTGGTCAAAGGGGGGCATTTGCTGGGCATCCTGACCCGTTCAGATTTGCTGGGCGAAGCCCCACCCAAACCCGACTTCACCGAACGGGTGCTGTCCCAACTCCAGATGCAGGACTGGGAAACCATCGAAACGGTCCGTGAAAATGCCCCGTCCAGTGCACGCATCATGCTGGTGGGAGGGGCCGTAAGGGATGCCCTGCTGGGCAAGCATCCCACCGATCTGGATGTGGTGGTCAGTGGCACCGATGTGATCGAGGTCGCCGAAAAATCCGGGCTGGATTTCAAATGCTATCCGCAATATGGAAATGCCACCCTGTCTTTGCCCAACGGCAACCACCTCGACCTGATTCAAGCCCGAGATGAGTACTACACCGCGCCCGGCGCAGATCCCACAGTCATGAAAGGCACCCTCGAACAGGACCTTGCCAGACGGGATTTCACCGTGAATGCTCTGGCCTTGCAACTCACCCCCGAGGTCAAATTGATTGACCTGCACGATGGACTCTCTGACCTGAACGCAGGTCTGCTGAGGGTTCTGCATCCCCTGAGTTTTGTGGAAGACCCGAGTCGCATCGTGCGTGGCGCACGTCTGGCGGTGCGTCTGGGATTCCGACTGGAAGAACGCACCCTGAACACCATCAAAGATGCCCTTCCTCATGCAGAATCTGCCATGAAGCGCCTGAAAACCGAGCTGCTTTTGGTGTTCCACGAAAGGATGCCCGGCGCGGTGTTTGAAACCCTGCAAAACTGGGGTGCAGGGGCACTGTATGGCTTTGGAGACATCTCTGCATTAAAGCGTGCAGATGAGGCCCGCAAAAAAGGCGAGCACGTCCCCACCGAAACCCTGATGGCCCTCTGGTTGCACTCTTTCTCTGAAAATGAACGCAAGCAAGTGGCCCGCAAATGGCAAATCCCCAAACGCACCCGTGAGGTCGCAGACCAGATCCACCCCGAGAACTTCACCCGCATGAACGACTGGGAATTCCTGTACTGGTGCTTTCTCAACCCCGAACAGGCCACCGAATATCAGGTGTTGCGCCTCACCCCTCCCCGACAGGTGACCGGCAAGGATTTGCTGGACCTCGGGATGCAGCCCGGATCCGAGATGGGGAAACTGCTTGCTCACCTGAAAGCCCTCAGGCAAGAAGAAAAGGTCAGCGGTTTTGAGGAGGAAATGGACGTGGTGCGGAGGTGGATGGGCAGGTGA
- a CDS encoding ABC transporter ATP-binding protein, whose protein sequence is MAAIKKGQHLKTRVVLFYRSYHLMFQSRPTETSLLFVLMVLQGSIPALVTHLSKITLDALLQLQHQGTEQVLWILVWWGCTVLLGQLLEPWTSYLIAQLNEHNTAHINQRLVAKANSFQGLEPFENPAFSQDLDVLNRMSSHKPLNLLVSSVSALRALITLTGLMLLVGSLVWWMPFLLIACSLPGIYKNTALRATGWKGLMSTRKEALEINYFRSLLTQEASAREVRIYGLGTEFERRLMGAFHQLQQVMGKDRLRLAREPILTVLLSTAAGVFAFGHVVLLAMQQKITAGSIVVVVQALTLIHNLLNDFTVYWSLTAEHILYFEKLFRFLDSEDPLSRPKIPLKAPEVLQQGIRFEGVGFAYPDGRKVLSDVSFTLHAGETVALVGENGAGKSTLVKLLCRFYDPTSGRIWIDGVPLNQLDVQDWRSRMGAVFQDFGKYHLTVQDNVMLGDLKHTDPQKAEVALINSGFPLEVLPEGTSTRLGKSFGGTELSGGQWQKLAIARAFYRNPDLLILDEPTAAIDPRAEHELYEQFARLAEGKTVLMVTHRLASVQMADRILVLKAGCLIEQGTHQELLALDGEYAAMFRLQAKHYQLAEEFV, encoded by the coding sequence ATGGCAGCAATCAAAAAGGGCCAACATTTGAAAACCCGTGTTGTTTTGTTTTATCGGTCTTACCATTTGATGTTTCAATCCAGACCCACCGAAACCAGCTTGCTTTTTGTGTTGATGGTGCTTCAAGGCAGCATTCCCGCTCTGGTCACCCACCTGTCCAAAATCACCCTTGATGCTTTGCTGCAATTGCAACATCAGGGCACCGAACAGGTCTTGTGGATTCTGGTGTGGTGGGGGTGCACCGTGCTCCTCGGGCAACTGCTGGAACCTTGGACCAGTTACCTGATCGCTCAACTGAACGAGCACAACACCGCCCACATCAACCAGAGACTGGTTGCAAAAGCCAACAGTTTTCAAGGGCTGGAACCCTTCGAAAACCCGGCGTTCTCTCAGGATCTGGACGTCCTGAACCGGATGTCCAGCCACAAACCCCTGAATTTGCTGGTCTCCAGCGTGAGCGCCTTGCGTGCCCTGATCACCCTGACCGGACTGATGCTTCTGGTGGGTTCTCTGGTGTGGTGGATGCCTTTTTTGCTGATTGCATGCAGTTTGCCGGGCATTTACAAAAACACCGCTTTGCGGGCCACCGGATGGAAAGGGTTGATGTCCACACGCAAGGAAGCTCTGGAAATCAACTATTTTCGCAGTTTGCTCACACAGGAAGCCAGTGCCAGAGAAGTGCGCATTTATGGTCTGGGCACCGAGTTTGAACGTCGACTCATGGGGGCTTTTCACCAGTTGCAGCAGGTGATGGGCAAAGACCGCCTGCGACTCGCCAGAGAACCCATCCTGACGGTTCTGCTGAGCACCGCTGCGGGCGTGTTTGCTTTTGGACATGTGGTGCTGTTGGCCATGCAGCAAAAAATCACGGCAGGCAGCATCGTGGTGGTGGTGCAGGCCCTGACCCTCATCCACAACTTGCTGAACGACTTCACCGTTTACTGGTCCCTGACCGCGGAGCACATCCTGTACTTTGAGAAGTTGTTTCGCTTTCTGGACAGCGAAGACCCCCTCTCCAGGCCCAAAATTCCTCTGAAAGCCCCAGAGGTGCTCCAGCAAGGCATCCGTTTTGAAGGGGTGGGTTTCGCATATCCAGACGGGCGCAAAGTGCTTTCTGATGTGTCATTCACCCTTCATGCAGGAGAGACCGTTGCTCTGGTCGGAGAGAATGGCGCAGGAAAAAGCACACTGGTCAAACTGCTGTGCCGCTTTTACGACCCCACCTCGGGAAGGATCTGGATTGATGGGGTGCCCCTCAATCAACTGGACGTGCAGGATTGGAGGTCCAGAATGGGAGCGGTCTTTCAGGACTTCGGCAAATACCACCTGACCGTGCAGGACAACGTGATGCTCGGAGACCTGAAACACACTGACCCTCAAAAGGCAGAAGTCGCCCTGATCAACAGCGGTTTTCCATTGGAGGTCTTGCCAGAAGGCACCTCGACCCGGCTCGGGAAATCGTTTGGCGGAACCGAACTCTCGGGAGGGCAGTGGCAAAAACTCGCCATAGCCAGAGCCTTTTACCGCAACCCTGACCTCCTGATTCTGGACGAGCCCACCGCAGCCATTGATCCCAGAGCCGAACACGAACTCTACGAGCAGTTTGCCCGCCTTGCCGAAGGCAAAACCGTGCTCATGGTGACCCACCGTCTGGCCTCCGTGCAGATGGCAGACCGGATTCTGGTGCTCAAAGCAGGATGCCTGATCGAACAGGGCACCCATCAGGAATTGCTGGCTCTGGATGGAGAGTACGCGGCCATGTTCAGGTTGCAGGCAAAGCATTACCAGTTGGCGGAGGAATTTGTCTAA
- a CDS encoding tetratricopeptide repeat protein codes for MTYPQSYQEAQNAYRNQKFQETVQILNLHLKEFPQDHDARILLAFAHYQLQDFPLALKALQEVPETDPDAAYLRALILGRQGQPEAARVLLEKILEQHPDRKDIQAELLKYPRTYTEKDLKPYQRPARLQMPYLLNSKGFQDRSGKSIEVKGMNFGVALPGKFPSEFPEKAYFQQWIQLTADMNANVIRAYTILPPAFYEALLQHNKAHPKNPLYLIHGVWTELPENDEYRGAFEEQFFKEARDVINVVHGRAAIPPVPGHASGLYQSDVSPYLLGIIVGREWEPYSVLAFNQLAPDFTSYQGRFLQTRGASPMETWLARIMDRMVAYQVDTYNQQTPIAFTNWPTLDPLTHTTETTRDEENAIRRKLGEQFEKPLVNEFNNDEVGVDALNIKPTPAFQAGQFASYHAYPYYPDFMNLDPEYSKHPVSNYQGYLENLKKHHGSMPLLISEIGVPSSRSVAHFQNQGYTHGGHSEAEQARINRVLFQQIRDAGLAGGIMFALLDEWFKHNWLYMDFELPAERNPLWHSVMDAEQNYGVLSAEDAREVTLCSPPPKGATLLEDGVKTLATAAYLHLWLPTTSDTEFWLDTHPEEGFEYQVNIRTSGTSEIRVNAAYAPFVEVQDGSYQTLIFNRTARPRAGEPFVPIVSQPNRLRFGREGTLYPRKLDFPGVLKAGDERSGRDATRDYCVAEGFTHVRLPWTLIHVTDPSSRSVLDLTRDEGFVQVKDLKLKWQGKTQSFTWDTWENPPFKLRVKPVFETMKDFWKP; via the coding sequence ATGACCTACCCACAAAGTTATCAAGAGGCCCAGAACGCCTACCGCAACCAGAAGTTTCAGGAAACGGTTCAGATCCTCAACCTTCATCTGAAAGAGTTTCCACAGGACCACGATGCCCGCATTTTGCTGGCCTTTGCCCACTATCAATTGCAGGATTTTCCTCTGGCCCTGAAAGCCCTGCAGGAGGTTCCTGAAACCGATCCCGACGCTGCCTATTTGCGGGCCTTGATTCTGGGCCGACAGGGTCAACCAGAAGCAGCCAGAGTTTTGCTGGAAAAGATCCTTGAGCAGCACCCAGACCGCAAAGACATTCAGGCTGAACTCCTCAAATATCCTCGCACTTACACCGAAAAAGACCTGAAGCCCTACCAGAGGCCTGCTCGGCTCCAAATGCCTTACCTGCTGAACAGCAAGGGCTTTCAGGACCGCTCTGGGAAATCCATTGAAGTGAAGGGGATGAATTTTGGGGTGGCTTTGCCCGGCAAATTCCCCTCAGAGTTTCCAGAGAAGGCTTATTTTCAGCAGTGGATCCAGTTGACCGCAGACATGAACGCCAATGTGATCCGGGCGTACACCATCCTCCCTCCTGCTTTTTATGAGGCCTTGTTGCAACACAACAAGGCCCATCCCAAAAATCCGCTGTACCTGATTCATGGCGTCTGGACCGAACTCCCTGAGAACGACGAATACCGGGGTGCTTTTGAGGAACAGTTTTTCAAAGAAGCCCGGGATGTGATCAATGTGGTGCATGGAAGGGCCGCCATTCCTCCGGTGCCCGGTCATGCTTCAGGGCTGTACCAGAGCGATGTGAGCCCCTACCTGCTCGGGATCATTGTGGGCAGAGAGTGGGAGCCTTATTCGGTGCTGGCGTTCAACCAGTTGGCACCGGATTTCACCTCTTATCAGGGCAGGTTTTTGCAGACCCGTGGAGCGTCACCAATGGAAACCTGGCTTGCCCGCATCATGGACCGCATGGTGGCTTATCAGGTGGACACCTACAACCAGCAAACGCCGATTGCCTTCACCAACTGGCCCACACTGGACCCTTTGACCCACACCACCGAAACCACCAGAGATGAAGAAAATGCCATCAGGCGCAAGCTTGGAGAGCAGTTTGAGAAACCTCTGGTCAATGAATTCAACAACGATGAGGTGGGTGTCGATGCCCTGAACATCAAGCCCACACCTGCGTTTCAGGCCGGACAGTTTGCGTCTTACCACGCTTATCCTTACTATCCGGATTTCATGAATCTGGACCCCGAGTACAGCAAGCACCCAGTGTCCAACTATCAGGGGTATCTGGAAAATCTGAAAAAGCATCACGGCAGCATGCCCCTCCTGATCTCGGAAATCGGGGTCCCGAGCAGCAGAAGTGTGGCGCACTTTCAGAATCAGGGCTACACCCACGGTGGACACAGCGAAGCTGAACAGGCGCGCATCAACAGGGTCCTTTTCCAGCAGATCCGTGATGCTGGACTGGCAGGAGGCATCATGTTTGCCTTGCTGGACGAGTGGTTCAAGCACAACTGGCTTTACATGGATTTTGAATTGCCTGCAGAACGAAATCCCCTCTGGCACAGCGTCATGGATGCTGAACAGAACTATGGGGTGCTCTCTGCCGAAGATGCCAGAGAAGTGACCCTGTGTTCCCCTCCGCCCAAAGGGGCCACATTGCTTGAAGATGGGGTGAAAACGCTTGCCACAGCAGCATATCTGCACCTCTGGTTGCCCACCACCTCTGACACGGAGTTCTGGCTGGACACCCACCCCGAGGAAGGGTTTGAGTATCAGGTGAACATCCGCACCTCTGGAACTTCAGAAATCCGTGTCAATGCGGCTTACGCTCCATTCGTTGAGGTGCAGGACGGCAGTTACCAGACCCTGATTTTCAACCGAACCGCCAGACCTCGGGCAGGAGAACCGTTTGTTCCCATCGTTTCACAGCCGAATCGATTGCGCTTTGGTCGGGAGGGCACGCTGTATCCCAGAAAACTGGATTTTCCGGGCGTCCTGAAAGCAGGCGATGAACGCTCTGGTCGGGATGCCACCAGAGATTACTGTGTGGCAGAAGGTTTCACCCATGTGCGTTTGCCCTGGACCCTGATCCATGTCACCGATCCGAGTTCCCGATCTGTGTTGGACCTCACGCGTGATGAAGGGTTCGTGCAAGTGAAAGACCTGAAACTCAAGTGGCAAGGCAAAACCCAATCCTTCACATGGGACACTTGGGAGAATCCACCTTTCAAATTGAGGGTCAAGCCTGTTTTTGAAACCATGAAGGACTTCTGGAAGCCGTAA